A portion of the Podospora pseudoanserina strain CBS 124.78 chromosome 2, whole genome shotgun sequence genome contains these proteins:
- the PRO2 gene encoding glutamate-5-semialdehyde dehydrogenase (COG:E; EggNog:ENOG503NU0M; BUSCO:EOG0926388H) — translation MSLTSASPLEAAQSAKSASHILATLSADARNDALTAIHSGLTAARDDILAANARDLELARKAAADGQLSQSLVSRLDLTKPGKWEDMLKGILDVRGLEDPVGRVTLRTQLDEGLSLERVTCPIGVLLIIFEARPEVIANIAALAIKSGNAAILKGGKESTESFVAISRVISSALEKTQVPNGAVQLVTTRDVIPQLLALDKYVDLVIPRGGNELVRYIKDNTKIPVLGHADGLCSIYLDSSADKALAEKVIVDSKTNYVAACNALETLLVQESALSLLPDVATALAAKDVELRCDAASKAALANTPGLKIVDATEEDFNTEFLSLTLAIKVVSGLSEAINHINSHGSHHTDVILTSNKEDAETFMNAIDSAGVYHNASTRFADGMRYGFGTEVGISTNKIHSRGPVGLEGLMIYKYKIRGGGQGAGDYGEGKRQYLHQKLPLE, via the coding sequence ATGTCTCTTACCAGCGCCTCCCCCCTCGAAGCCGCTCAGTCGGCCAAGTCAGCTTCCCATATCCTTGCCACACTCTCGGCCGATGCGCGCAACGATGCTCTCACAGCTATTCACTCGGGACTCACAGCTGCTCGCGATGACATTCTTGCCGCCAACGCCAGGGATCTCGAGCTTGCGCGCAAGGCTGCTGCCGACGGGCAGTTGAGCCAAAGTCTCGTCTCACGTCTAGACCTGACTAAGCCCGGCAAGTGGGAGGATATGCTCAAGGGCATCCTCGACGTCCGTGGCCTCGAGGACCCTGTTGGCCGTGTTACTCTGCGCACCCAACTCGATGAAGGTCTCAGCCTCGAACGGGTGACCTGTCCCATTGGtgttctcctcatcatcttcgagGCTCGTCCTGAGGTCATCGCCAACATTGCCGCCCTCGCTATCAAATCTGGCAATGCGGCCATCCTCAAGGGTGGCAAGGAATCTACCGAGTCTTTTGTCGCTATCTCACGCGTCATCTCCTCTGCTCTCGAAAAGACCCAGGTTCCCAACGGAGCCGTCCAGCTCGTCACCACCCGCGATGTTATCCCCCAATTGTTGGCTCTCGACAAGTACGTTGACCTGGTCATCCCCCGTGGTGGCAATGAGTTGGTGAGGTACATCAAggacaacaccaagatcCCCGTCCTGGGCCATGCCGACGGTCTCTGCTCCATCTACCTCGATTCCTCTGCCGACAAGGCCCTTGCGGAAAAGGTTATCGTCGACTCCAAGACTAACTATGTTGCCGCCTGCAACGCTCTCGAGACTCTTCTTGTCCAAGAGTCGGCgctttctctccttcccgATGTTGCCACTGCCCTCGCAGCCAAGGATGTTGAGCTTCGTTGCGATGCTGCCTCCAAGGCCGCTCTCGCCAACACCCCTGGCCTCAAGATTGTTGACGCCACTGAGGAGGACTTCAACACCGAGTTCTTGTCTCTGACTCTCGCCATCAAGGTCGTTTCTGGCTTGAGCGAAGCTATCAACCACATCAACTCCCACGGTTCCCACCACACAGATGTTATCCTCACTTCTAACAAGGAGGATGCTGAGACTTTTATGAACGCTATCGACTCAGCCGGTGTGTACCACAATGCCTCAACCAGATTTGCTGACGGAATGAGATATGGTTTCGGCACTGAGGTGGGTATCAGCACAAACAAGATTCACTCAAGAGGACcggtggggttggagggtttgATGATTTACAAGTACAAGAttcgtggtggtggccaagGTGCAGGTGACTATGGGGAGGGTAAGAGACAGTACCTTCACCAGAAGTTACCTTTGGAGTAG
- a CDS encoding hypothetical protein (COG:S; EggNog:ENOG503NUZT): MAVGSSDENGRSGSVAKPDRPSSPGQEEFEVGSHTGTSISTDEEAVIVDDVPGQGGISLSHRENVLSPTQPTQTRSRRSSSFVRPNNPIVPRSQRRGLFGRFTIIPEVETPLEYKRGTKWTITAVVALAAAGAPMGSGIFLPALPDLAKELNATTTITNLTVAMYMLAMSIFPLWWSSFSETLGRRTIYIISFTMFVVFSALSAISVNISMLIVMRILGGGASASVQAVGAGTIADIWEPAERGRAMGLFYLGPLIGPLISPLTGGSLSGAFGWRSTMWFLTIYGGVMLLMIFFCLPETLANKKPATAPISSPDPTANPLTRVTTTAKSIKSAASTIKRFLWDPLTVLAYLRYPPVLISVYSASVAFGSLFVLNISIQSTYSTPPYNFTSTIIGCMYLAPSLGYITASTVGGRWLDHIMKREALRAGRFDDSVSPPKLIYLPEDRMGENMWLAASLYPLSLIVYGFTASQGLKYIAAPAIATFLFGVGSMLVFGAVTTMLTEFMPQRSSSGVAVNNFVRNFVSCVGAILAQPLIDAMGNRWLCLMVGLFAWITGNGAIFLLKRRGEKWRREMDEALGNNVKVVHHGQRSNEELGQMDGDIRLEEMCDKEDKQ; the protein is encoded by the exons ATGGCCGTTGGCTCTTCTGACGAGAATGGTCGGTCCGGATCCGTTGCCAAGCCGGACCGACCATCGTCCCCGGGCCAAGAAGAGTTCGAGGTCGGCAGCCACACAGGAACGTCGATAAGCACCGATGAAGAAGCCGTCATCGTGGATGATGTACCCGGCCAGGGTGGGATAAGCCTATCACACCGTGAGAATGTACTCTCTCCTACTCAACCCACCCAGACGAGATCGCGGCGGAGCTCTTCCTTTGTTCGACCAAACAATCCTATCGTTCCAAGATCCCAACGGCGTGGCCTGTTTGGAAGATTCACCATAATTCCCGAAGTCGAGACACCACTAGAATACAAGAGAGGCACCAAATGGACCATCACAGCTGTCGTTGCTCTAGCTGCCGCTGGCGCCCCTATGGGTTCTGGTATATTTCTGC CTGCCCTCCCTGACCTGGCAAAAGAGTTGAACGCAACCACCACAATTACTAATTTGACGGTGGCCATGTACATGCTTGCCATGTCCATCTTTCCTCTCTGGTGGTCGTCGTTCTCTGAAACCCTCGGCCGCCGGACAATTTACATCATTTCCTTCACCATGTTTGTCGTCTTCTCGGCACTCAGCGCCATCAGCGTCAATATTTCAATGTTGATCGTCATGAGAATCTTGGGAGGCGGTGCGTCAGCTTCTGTTCAGGCCGTCGGCGCCGGCACCATTGCCGATATCTGGGAACCGGCCGAGCGTGGGAGAGCTATGGGCCTCTTTTATCTCGGCCCTCTCATCGGCCCGCTGATAAGCCCCCTTACTGGCGGTAGCTTATCTGGAGCCTTTGGTTGGCGTTCGACGATGTGGTTCCTGACTATTTACGGTGGCGTCATGCTCCTCATGATTTTCTTCTGTCTGCCAGAAACACTTGCCAACAAGAAGCCGGCTACAGCCCCCATCAGCTCCCCCGATCCAACCGCCAACCCTCTGACCCGTGTCACCACGACAGCCAAATCGATCAAATCCGCCGCTTCAACCATCAAGCGCTTCCTTTGGGACCCCCTCACCGTCCTTGCTTACCTTCGCTATCCACCGGTGCTGATATCAGTCTATTCGGCCAGCGTGGCCTTTGGCTCTCTCTTCgtcctcaacatctccatTCAATCAACTTATTCCACTCCACCCTACAATTTCACAAGCACCATCATCGGCTGCATGTATCTCGCTCCTTCCTTGGGGTacatcaccgcctccaccgtcgGCGGCCGCTGGCTCGACCACATAATGAAGCGCGAAGCACTTCGCGCCGGCCGCTTCGACGACAGCGTCAGCCCCCCCAAATTGATATACCTCCCTGAGGACCGTATGGGAGAGAACATGTGGCTTGCTGCTTCTCTATACCCGCTTTCTCTCATCGTGTACGGTTTCACTGCTAGTCAGGGGCTCAAGTACATTGCCGCCCCAGCCATCGCCACCTTTCTCTTTGGAGTAGGGAGTATGCTAGTCTTTGGTGCGGTAACGACAATGCTGACAGAGTTCATGCCCCAAAGAAGTTCGTCTGGGGTAGCGGTCAATAACTTTGTGAGAAACTTTGTCTCTTGCGTGGGAGCGATTCTTGCACAGCCGTTGATTGACGCCATGGGGAATCGGTGGTTGTGTCTGATGGTGGGGTTATTTGCGTGGATCACGGGGAATGGGGCGATtttcttgttgaagaggaggggtgagaagtggaggagggagatggatgaggcGCTGGGGAATAATGTAAAGGTGGTGCATCACGGGCAGCGGAGTAATGAGGAGTTGGGGCAGATGGATGGGGATATtaggttggaggagatgtgTGACAAGGAGGATAAGCAGTGA
- a CDS encoding hypothetical protein (EggNog:ENOG503NW9K; COG:S), protein MAAPLSPTPSAALNFSTPSGSLHHGGPYEARPYLMRDSSTSQPDRYSTENGAVIVEEQQSSRNNHHHHRSRDGSPTPRGPSPPKVRPGSTSRIMSGNELSPLKILQSHQHAQVQAAHQQQSTASSSQPTSADSTSSGQQPEDLTSPPPPRNSSSMPPPPALQSPRKAPIKRFPIRVNQPGQLSSSNESSRRPSNERRGSDEQQQRLGSSMGSSSHRPENMLENEGVKHAIEIFEDDINSDDHNDGEVDMDDSNNRHRRRDADGDERMGMQDETTMDDDDIGANDTMTSTFSTFSAVPKATVMGMRSDSPTKFSMSTSSGPTPRGGRANNGTGVPDRSGAQQLYDGGGSTNLMDFTENLRFGSYGAQPMPSRRGGQASLSSSSTSGRGVGATPQRSGVANLLDFDIPPAPTPRSVPTITPRELESLKSGFLSEISSLKASLSGKEAEVQHLKTAVGDAEKRVGECMEQLREIQDVHESLTTEKDSWERRGREMEVVLRQVKEEIVMTQREREELEFKLHESEQRREAAEMMAQDAESKMAGMRAGQAAGSHNAPGQAINANKEVELAVERVAKDLHALYKSKHENKVAALKKSYETRWEKKVQGLQAQLDELTRENEDLRHGRANQINNLNHHRIAELEEERAQNAAHIRELEAESQKLEAILRTVQADNAELRLLLERERVEKGELVQLAEEMMNMQATLAAAAPAPAPAPEPEPDPEPAHAPAPVRTIKSPSPEPAPVVGPTPSKTLNRRQSMLGGPAKTPGTGLGVRSSMPPPSRSTGLGVTDENHAPPTGNNFRMSVGPGGFRASGLRAPGGGPQKMGLARSGSVAGPHERTKSSSSGTGGLPRPGSGQGRGLMGSIEKMGGGGYSSGYGRRND, encoded by the coding sequence ATGGCAGCGCCGTTATCGCCGACGCCGAGCGCGGCTCTCAACTTCTCGACGCCATCGGGCAGCCTGCACCACGGCGGACCGTACGAAGCTCGACCTTATTTGATGAGGgattcctccacctcacAGCCGGACCGTTATAGCACCGAGAACGGCGCCGTCATCGtcgaggagcagcagagcagcagaaacaaccaccaccaccaccgcagccgCGACGGGTCGCCTACCCCGCGTGGACCCTCACCGCCCAAGGTTCGCCCTGGTTCAACCTCGCGCATCATGTCGGGCAACGAACTTTCACCGCTCAAGATTCTGCAGTCGCACCAGCACGCGCAGGTCCAGGCGGCACACCAACAGCAAAGTacagcctcatcatcacagcCCACTTCTGCCGATTCTACTAGTAGTGGTCAACAGCCAGAAGATCTGAcgtcgcctcctccgccaaggAATTCTTCTTCCATgcccccgccgccggcgcTGCAAAGCCCGAGAAAAGCACCGATCAAGAGATTTCCCATCCGAGTCAACCAGCCCGGCCAGTTGTCCTCGTCCAACGAAAGCTCGCGACGCCCGTCCAACGAACGCCGCGGGTCtgacgagcagcagcagcgattGGGCAGCTCCATGGGATCGTCGTCCCACCGGCCGGAAAACATGCTGGAGAACGAGGGGGTGAAGCACGCGATTGAGATTTTTGAGGACGACATCAACTCTGATGATCACAACGACGGTGAGGTTGATATGGATGATAGCAACAACCGTCACAGACGGAGGGACGCAGACGGGGACGAGAGGATGGGCATGCAGGACGAGACGACGATGGACGATGACGACATTGGCGCGAACGATACCATGACCAGCACGTTTAGCACGTTTTCTGCTGTGCCAAAGGCGACGGTTATGGGCATGAGGAGTGACAGCCCGACCAAGTTTTCCATGTCCACGTCGTCGGGGCCGACgccgaggggggggagggcgaaTAATGGGACGGGGGTCCCGGACCGGTCGGGCGCGCAGCAGTTGTATGACGGTGGGGGTTCGACGAATCTGATGGACTTTACGGAGAATTTGCGGTTTGGGAGTTATGGAGCTCAGCCTATGCCTTCGAGACGGGGTGGTCAGgcgtcgctgtcgtcgtcgtcgacgtcggggaggggggtgggtgctACGCCGCAGAGGAGTGGGGTTGCGAATCTGCTTGATTTTGATATCCCCCCggcgccgacgccgaggagCGTTCCGACTATTACTCCTCGGGAGCTGGAGTCGCTCAAGTCGGGGTTTTTGTCGGAGATTTCGAGTTTGAAGGCGAGCCTTTCTGGcaaggaggctgaggtgCAGCATCTCAAGACTGCGGTGGGGGAtgcggagaagagggtgggggagtgcATGGAGCAGCTTCGTGAGATTCAGGATGTGCACGAGTCCCTGACTACCGAGAAAGACTCTTGGGAGCGCCGAGgaagggagatggaggttgtTCTGCGGCAAGTCAAGGAAGAAATTGTCATGACCCAGCGCGAGAGAGAGGAGTTGGAATTCAAACTTCACGAATCAGAGCAGAGAAGAGAGGCAGCAGAGATGATGGCCCAGGACGCCGAGTCGAAAATGGCGGGTATGAGAGCTGGTCAGGCAGCCGGGAGCCATAACGCCCCTGGACAGGCGATCAACGCCAACAAGGAGGTCGAGTTGGCCGTCGAGCGAGTAGCCAAGGACCTCCACGCGCTTTACAAGTCCAAGCACGAGAACAAGGTTGCCGCCCTGAAAAAGAGCTACGAGACGCGCTGGGAGAAGAAAGTCCAAGGTCTGCAGGCTCAGCTGGACGAACTGACGCGAGAGAATGAGGACTTGCGTCATGGGAGGGCGAACcagatcaacaacctcaaccaccaccgcattgccgagctggaggaggagcgcgcGCAGAATGCGGCTCATATCCGTGAGCTGGAAGCCGAGAGCCAGAAGTTGGAGGCTATCCTGAGGACTGTCCAGGCTGACAATGCCGAGCTGAGGCTgcttttggagagggagcgggtCGAAAAGGGGGAGCTGGTgcagctggcggaggagatgatgaatATGCAGGCCacccttgctgctgctgcgcctgCGCCGGCGCCTgcgccggagccggagccggatcCGGAGCCCGCGCatgctcctgctcctgttAGGACGATCAAGTCCCCTTCTCCTGAGCCAGCGCCAGTTGTTGGGCCTACGCCGAGCAAGACGCTGAATCGGAGGCAGAGCATGCTTGGTGGACCTGCAAAGACGCCTGGTACCGGGCTGGGAGTGAGATCGAGCATGCCGCCGCCCAGTAGGTCTACTGGGTTGGGGGTCACGGATGAGAATCATGCTCCTCCCACGGGGAATAATTTCCGGATGAGCGTCGGGCCAGGCGGGTTCAGAGCTTCTGGATTGAGGGCTCCGGGAGGAGGCCCGCAAAAGATGGGACTGGCGAGGAGCGGGAGTGTAGCTGGGCCGCATGAGAGGACCAAGAGCTCGAGCAGCGGCACTGGAGGACTACCCCGCCCCGGATCGGGGCaagggagggggttgatggggagtaTTGAGAAGATGGGCGGCGGTGGGTACAGCAGCGGTTATGGGAGGAGAAATGACTGA
- a CDS encoding hypothetical protein (EggNog:ENOG503P5M8; COG:S) translates to MAPSSKSAAAAKDRRKSNNNSAGLVTLRVPSAKLRAIVDPDYVKEDSPVKESPATSTTLPAATVNSTTENASDSSPNTPAAGTPAPPSVSMGPPAEGPKKKGVKRGAAALNGEPKVRGKPGPKKKQRLEDGTIEGGRASLGAHKLGPKANQGAINAGLRALDRSGKPCRKWSRGGFTMKSFTGVVWEIPRWVAPPKISPETSTDSSSAPVSVDGSSKENKDSASQQLKSDTSNNGGDIEMTSAPSISAAPSPAPPAPAPIAAAS, encoded by the exons ATGGCTCCTTCCAGCAAGAGCGCCGCTGCGGCCAAGGACCGTAGAAagtccaacaacaactcaGCTGGTCTCGTCACCCTCAGAGTTCCCAGCGCCAAGCTCCGAGCTATCGTCGACCCAGATTACGTGAAGGAAGATTCGCCTGTCAAGGAGTCGCCTGCCACATCGACGACGCTCCCGGCTGCGACGGTGAATTCCACCACCGAAAACGCGTCGGATTCGAGCCCCAATACTCCAGCCGCCGGCACACCTGCACCCCCCTCTGTGAGCATGGGCCCTCCCGCCGAGGgtcccaagaagaagggcgtcAAAAGAGGTGCGGCTGCTCTCAACGGAGAGCCCAAGGTCCGTGGGAAGCCTggccccaagaagaagcagagacT TGAAGATGGAACCATCGAAGGCGGTAGAGCCAGTCTCGGAGCTCACAAGCTCGGTCCCAAGGCCAACCAAGGTGCTATCAATGCTGGCCTTCGCGCTCTCGACCGATCCGGCAAGCCCTGTCGCAAGTGGAGCAGAGGCGGCTTCACCATGAAGAGCTTTACGGGCGTTGTCTGGGAGATCCCACGCTGGGTCGCACCTCCCAAGATCTCGCCCGAGACTTCCACAGACTCATCATCAGCTCCAGTCTCGGtcgacggcagcagcaaggagaATAAGGACAGTGCCAGCCAGCAACTCAAGAGCGACACAAGTAACAATGGCGGCGACATCGAGATGACCAGCGCTCCCAGCATCAGtgctgctccctccccagcgCCACCGGCACCTGCTCCTatcgccgccgcctcttAA
- a CDS encoding hypothetical protein (EggNog:ENOG503P4PT; COG:G), with product MKYFVLYSTLALGGLSVAAAPLDQAAPVPAPVLHDVPSAGDDASKESLKKRQLDIGGLVEGLIIPILPEEAMEKRQSDHDQDTPSTVSDNSEGQLEKRQADPSLLSMFGTPEKILEYFASFKQPRQPNLLDILIGDLSGVVPAVTGLLDSVLDLLLPPVPSPALPRAAEPATIRQYSPEAVLSALSNIGYPLGTGLGLATTTLCITTTTVTIAGFPTVTITRLTTVTAGPVPIIIQGLTALEGAISSVLNEVIPSELLPGVTIAASANLPLGLSPAISLTVPGLSIPAITLPPPPTVTVTLPSAPSIQLPSVSLPSVSVPSVQVPSLSVPTLPPVPTLPSISLPSASLPSISVPGISLPSVSLPSVSLPSVSLPSVSLPSVTLPSLKLPAVSLPSVSLPSLTLPTISLPSLSLTLPIVSLPSLSLPSVSLPTLPETLLPGVTIPGTQLPGVIVSPAPGLTLSVGGISANLPVVGTVGVPALIDLTVDPSGFTASGIAIPAVTIPPLVISSPVQAVLPNILSQLSQAVATETPLVPGLIAVINGLVPIQTPAITQPIGNNIPIPTGAPILPSLLSEIGAAVGSLPSAIPSLLSSLEPLLLPEPTFSILPFPPFSNPSVQLPTFSILPFPPIATLFPNPLTALPTITFPPLPTTIPTLATTRSPPFINLGPPISVPNILTSLLPLPTSPATPIQRHVQLQRGSLLRAITSL from the coding sequence ATGAAATACTTTGTTCTCTACAgcaccctcgccctcggcggTCTGTCGGTCGCAGCTGCTCCTTTGGACCAAGCAGCCCCAGTACCCGCCCCAGTCCTCCATGACGTCCCTAGTGCCGGTGACGATGCGTCTAAAGAGTCTCTGAAGAAGCGCCAACTTGACATCGGGGGTCTGGTAGAAGGGCTGATTATACCGATTCTCCCAGAAGAAGCGATGGAGAAGCGTCAATCAGACCATGATCAAGACACACCTTCGACGGTATCAGACAACTCCGAAGGGCAGCTAGAGAAACGTCAAGCCGACCCAAGTCTGCTGTCGATGTTCGGCACCCCTGAGAAAATCCTCGAATACTTTGCGTCTTTCAAGCAGCCAAGACAGCCaaacctcctcgacatcctcatTGGCGACCTCAGCGGAGTGGTTCCGGCCGTCACCGGGCTCCTTGATAGTGtgcttgacctcctccttccaccaGTTCCATCCCCAGCGCTTCCCAGGGCTGCTGAACCCGCCACTATCAGACAATACTCTCCCGAGGCAGTTTTGAGCGCTCTTTCGAACATCGGCTATCCTCTCGGAACAGGTCTCGGGTTGGCTACGACCACACTCTGCATCACAACGACTACAGTTACCATCGCCGGGTTTCCTACTGTGACAATAACAAGGCTTACCACTGTGACTGCGGGCCCGGTGCCTATCATCATCCAGGGGTTGACGGCTCTCGAGGGTGCCATCTCGTCGGTGCTCAACGAGGTCATTCCCAGCGAGTTGCTTCCAGGCGTGACCATTGCTGCCTCGGCCAACCTTCCGCTTGGCCTGAGTCCAGCGATCAGTCTGACGGTTCCTGGGCTCAGTATCCCGGCGATTACGttacctcctccaccgacggtgacggtgaccCTCCCGTCAGCTCCCTCGATTCAGCTGCCGTCTGTGTCGTTGCCGTCTGTGTCGGTACCATCCGTCCAGGTGCCGTCTCTCTCAGTCCCGACCCTTCCGCCGGTTCCCACACTGCCATCGATCTCGTTGCCCAGCGCGTCTCTCCCGAGCATTTCGGTCCCAGGCATATCTCTTCCGAGCGTATCTCTCCCTAGCGTATCTCTCCCGAGCGTATCTCTCCCGAGCGTATCTCTCCCGAGTGTGACGCTTCCGAGTTTGAAGTTGCCAGCGGTGTCTTTGCCGAGCGTCTCACTCCCAAGCCTCACCTTGCCGACAATCTCATTACCGAgcctctctctcaccttGCCGATTGTGTCTTTACCCAGTCTATCACTCCCAAGCGTGTCGTTGCCAACTTTGCCCGAGACTCTACTGCCTGGAGTTACGATTCCGGGCACTCAGCTCCCTGGGGTCATCGTCTCGCCAGCACCCGGCCTGACCCTCTCCGTCGGTGGCATCTCGGCCAATCTCCCCGTTGTTGGTACTGTGGGGGTTCCAGCACTCATTGACCTCACTGTTGATCCTTCGGGCTTCACAGCTTCAGGAATTGCCATACCTGCCGTGaccatccctccccttgtCATCTCCTCTCCGGTCCAGGCGGTCCTCCCCAACATTTTGAGCCAGCTCTCCCAAGCTGTTGCAACCGAAACCCCGTTGGTTCCTGGCCTTATCGCTGTCATTAATGGGTTGGTTCCCATCCAGACGCCAGCcatcacccaacccatcGGCAACAACATTCCCATCCCGACTGGTGCCCCTATCTTGCCTAGCCTGCTCAGCGAGATTGGTGCTGCAGTCGGTTCCCTTCCCTCGGCCATCCCAAGTCTCCTCAGCTCACTCGAGCCTCTGCTTTTGCCGGAGCCGACATTCTCCATTCTGCCTTTCCCACCTTTCTCAAATCCATCCGTTCAGCTGCCAACATTTTCTATCTTACCATTCCCCCCAATTgcaaccctcttccccaaccctctcaccGCCCTCCCGACCATAACATTCCCACCCCTTCCTACCACCATCCCGACGCTGGCCACTACTCGGTCGCCTCCATTCATCAACTTGGGTCCTCCCATTTCTGTTCCCAACATCCTCACgtccctccttcctctcccgaCCAGCCCGGCCACCCCGATTCAACGCCATGTCCAACTCCAACGTGGCAGTCTACTACGGGCAATCACAAGCCTCTGA
- the ASM1 gene encoding Cell pattern formation-associated protein asm-1 (EggNog:ENOG503NX9A; COG:K), producing the protein MQSGTEMYYQPAPHMSTGQQPPPQTVTSHYGQQQPPLLHPGPPQYPPAPYGSQYGYGNGLASPQTGPPSVSNPMGGGQPVLPLPGVNQPGMPNNAYTAGFDTTGQVAPPGMKPRVTATLWEDEGSLCFQVEARGICVARREDNHMINGTKLLNVAGMTRGRRDGILKSEKVRHVVKIGPMHLKGVWIPFDRALEFANKEKITELLYPLFVHNISSLLYHPANQSRANQVLTATAERRKQDSLRAGQPPNGLPSIQQQPQHHHHSMSLPGPQAPLPSHSSMGRPSIDRAHPFPTPPTSASSVMGPMGASENFQWSQQSMNNGQTSQISIDTTLSNNARSLPNTPATTPPGSTLQSMQNYPPVSQPYDSSRQMYQAPPPQQSSYTSANSSTQERSIYGQSNYVKTEMAPPAGRATGQGNEQGDSKPQNGLMHGENQPASGQEEEADHEHDPEYTHDSGAYDANRNSYNYSNPQVASLPNDHAHLSPEISGSPHQAGSGRATPRTAAAPQSYYAQQGYHTPPRAPGQPSSNLYSVMSSDRNAPNGTNGSDVYASQPDMNSMPNGYAPQPPVLNGSTSLKRGRDDDDDRPSSGGGGMSMDMKRRKMLDGSGSMPSPTFNPPMAQPASTIPSQRRR; encoded by the exons ATGCAAAGTGGAACGGAGATGTACTACCAACCGGCACCTCACATGTCTACCGGCCAACAGCCGCCCCCGCAGACTGTCACTTCTCACTacggccaacaacaaccacctctgTTACACCCAGGTCCTCCTCAATACCCCCCAGCTCCCTATGGAAGTCAGTACGGTTACGGAAATGGCCTTGCCTCTCCGCAGACAGGACCGCCCTCGGTGTCAAACCcgatgggtggtggtcagccagtcctccctctccccggCGTGAACCAGCCAGGCATGCCCAACAACGCATACACGGCCGGCTTCGATACGACTGGCCAAGTCGCGCCACCGGGCATGAAACCCCGCGTGACAGCAACGCTTTGGGAAGATGAGGGCAGCCTGTGCTTCCAGGTCGAGGCTCGCGGCATCTGCGTCGCCCGCAGAGAAG ACAACCACATGATCAATGGTACCAAGTTGTTGAACGTGGCAGGAATGACACGTGGGAGACGCGATGGTATCTTGAAAAGCGAGAAGGTCAGACATGTGGTCAAGATTGGCCCCATGCATTTGAAGGGTGTCTG GATCCCATTTGACAGAGCTTTGGAGTTTgccaacaaggagaagatcacCGAGCTTTTGTACCCCCTATTTGTGCACAACATCAGCTCCCTGCTTTATCACCCTGCGAACCAAAGTCGGGCCAACCAGGTTTTGACCGCAACGGCAGAGCGCCGGAAGCAGGATAGTCTGCGCGCAGGTCAACCACCAAATGGCCTGCCGTCtattcagcagcagccgcagcaccaccatcactcgATGTCCCTTCCCGGtcctcaagctcctctcCCATCGCATTCCAGCATGGGCCGCCCCTCGATTGATCGCGCgcaccccttccccacccctcccaccagcGCTTCCAGTGTGATGGGTCCTATGGGTGCCTCTGAGAACTTTCAATGGAGCCAGCAGAGCATGAACAACGGCCAGACGAGTCAGATCTCGATTGACACCACTTTGAGCAACAATGCCCGGTCGTTACCCAACACACCTGCGACCACGCCTCCCGGGTCTACCCTTCAAAGCATGCAGAATTACCCCCCGGTCAGCCAACCATATGACAGCTCGCGCCAAATGTACCAGGCACCGCCCCCGCAACAGTCCTCGTACACTTCTGCGAACTCCAGCACCCAGGAAAGATCCATCTACGGCCAGTCCAACTACGTAAAAACTGAAATGGCCCCCCCGGCCGGTCGCGCCACGGGCCAGGGAAACGAGCAGGGTGACTCGAAGCCGCAGAATGGGCTGATGCACGGCGAAAACCAACCTGCCTCTGgacaggaagaggaagccgaCCACGAGCATGACCCCGAGTACACTCACGACAGCGGGGCCTATGACGCAAACCGCAACTCGTACAACTACAGCAACCCCCAAGTGGCCTCGTTACCAAACGACCACGCTCATTTGTCTCCCGAGATCTCTGGTTCTCCCCACCAAGCTGGTTCCGGAAGAGCGACTCCTAGGACCGCCGCTGCCCCGCAATCATACTATGCCCAGCAAGGTTACCACACACCACCGCGCGCACCCGGTCAACCGTCAAGCAATCTCTATAGCGTGATGAGCAGCGACCGCAATGCTCCCAACGGAACCAACGGCAGTGACGTCTATGCCAGCCAGCCGGACATGAACTCGATGCCAAACGGCTATGCGCCCCAACCACCAGTGCTGAATGGCTCAACATCCTTGAAGCGCGGTAgagacgacgatgacgacagACCGAGcagcggcggtggcggcatGTCAATGGACATGAAGAGACGCAAGATGCTTGATGGCAGCGGGTCGATGCCATCACCCActttcaacccccccatggCGCAACCTGCTTCTACCATTCCTTCACAAAGACGGAGGTAA